A part of Brassica rapa cultivar Chiifu-401-42 chromosome A05, CAAS_Brap_v3.01, whole genome shotgun sequence genomic DNA contains:
- the LOC103854480 gene encoding ISWI chromatin-remodeling complex ATPase CHR11, with amino-acid sequence MAKFSNRDDAYSSEEDEEHVENNAGEEEDEEELEAVARSSDSDEEAVPEESPVSDEDIAPIEDDYEDEEDDEKVEIGKREKARLREMQKVKKQKLQEMLESQNASIDADMNNKGKGRLKFLLQQTELFAHFAKGDASSSSQKKVKGRGRHASKVTEEEEDEEYLKEEEGGSAASGNTRLLTQPSCIQGKMRDYQLAGLNWLIRLYENGINGILADEMGLGKTLQTISLLAYLHEYRGISGPHMVVAPKSTLGNWMNEIRRFCPVLRAVKFLGNPEERRHIREDLLVAGKFDVCVTSFEMAIKEKTALRRFSWRYIIIDEAHRIKNENSLLSKTMRLFSTNYRLLITGTPLQNNLHELWALLNFLLPEVFSSAETFDEWFQISGENDQQEVVQQLHKVLRPFLLRRLKSDVEKGLPPKKETILKVGMSQMQKQYYKALLQKDLEALNAGGERKRLLNIAMQLRKCCNHPYLFQGAEPGPPYTTGDHLITNAGKMVLLDKLLPKLKERDSRVLIFSQMTRLLDILEDYLMYRGYLYCRIDGNTGGDDRDASIEAYNKPGSEKFVFLLSTRAGGLGINLATADVVILYDSDWNPQVDLQAQDRAHRIGQKKEVQVFRFCTESAIEEKVIERAYKKLALDALVIQQGRLAEQKTVNKDELLQMVRYGAEMVFSSKDSTITDEDIDRIIAKGEEATAELDAKMKKFTEDAIQFKMDDSADFYDFDDDNKDENKLDFKKIVGDNWNDPPKRERKRNYSEAEYYKQTLRQGAPSKPKEPRIPRMPQLHDFQFFNIQRLTELYEKEVRYLMQTHQKNQLKDTVEEEEPEGGDPLTAEEVEEKEALLEEGFSTWNKRDFNSFLRACEKYGRNDITSIASEMEGKTEEEVERYAQVFRERYKELNDYDRIIKNIERGEARISRKDEIMKALGKKLDRYRNPWLEMKIQYGQNKGKLYNEECDRFMICMIHKLGYGNWDELKAAYRTSPLFRFDWFVKSRTSQELARRCDTLIRLIEKENQELDERERQARKEKKLAKSATPSKRPLGGPSESPSSLKKRKHLR; translated from the exons ATGGCGAAGTTTTCGAATCGCGACGACGCGTACTCCTCCGAGGAGGACGAAGAGCATGTCGAGAACAACGCGGGGGAAGAGGAGGACGAGGAGGAGCTCGAGGCCGTCGCTCGATCTTCTGATTCCGACGAGGAGGCTGTTCCCGAGGAATCTCCAGTCTCCGACGAGGATATCGCCCCGATCGAGGATGATTACGAG GACGAGGAAGACGATGAGAAGGTTGAGATCGGCAAGCGTGAGAAAGCTAGGCTGAGGGAGATGCAGAAGGTGAAGAAGCAGAAGCTTCAGGAGATGCTGGAGTCTCAGAACGCTTCCATTGATGCGGATATG AACAATAAGGGGAAAGGGAGGCTGAAGTTTCTTCTGCAGCAAACTGAGTTGTTTGCGCATTTTGCTAAAGGTGatgcgtcttcttcttctcagaaGAAGGTGAAAGGAAG GGGTCGTCATGCTTCCAAAGTAACtgaagaggaggaagatgagGAGTATTTGAAGGAGGAAGAGGGTGGCTCAGCTGCATCTGGGAACACGAGGCTGCTCACACAGCCCTCTT GTATTCAAGGGAAGATGAGAGATTATCAACTAGCTGGTTTAAACTGGCTCATCCGGCTGTATGAGAATGGCATAAATGGGATTCTTGCTGATGAAATG GGTCTGGGGAAGACACTTCAAACGATTTCTTTGTTGGCCTACCTTCATGAATACAGAGGAATCAGTGGACCTCATATGGTAGTTGCTCCAAAGTCAACCCTTGGTAACTGGATGAACGAAATTCGCCGGTTTTGTCCTGTCTTGCGTGCTGTGAAGTTCCTCGGTAATCCTGAGGAAAGG AGACATATTCGCGAGGATCTGCTAGTTGCTGGGAAATTTGATGTATGCGTCACAAGCTTTGAGATGGCCATCAAAGAGAAGACAGCACTGCGTCGCTTTAGCTGGCGTTATATTATCATCGATGAAGCGCATCGAATCAAGAATGAAAATTCACTCCTTTCGAAAACGATGAGACTTTTTAGCACCAACTATCGGCTTCTTATCACGGGAACCCCCCTTCAG AATAATCTCCATGAACTGTGGGCTCTTCTGAACTTTCTTCTGCCTGAGGTCTTCAGTTCAGCAGAGACTTTTGATGAATGGTTTCAAATTTCTGGCGAGAATGACCAGCAGGAAGTTGTCCAACAACTTCATAAG GTCCTTCGACCATTTCTTCTACGGAGACTTAAGTCAGATGTTGAGAAAGGTTTGCCACCAAAGAAGGAGACGATACTTAAAGTTGGCATGTCTCAGATGCAAAAACAGTACTACAAGGCTTTACTGCAGAAGGATCTTGAAGCGCTTAATGCGGGTGGAGAACGCAAACGTCTGCTAAACATTGCAATGCAACTGCGTAAATGCTGTAATCACCCTTATCTCTTCCAGGGTGCAGAGCCTGGTCCGCCATATACCACAGGGGATCACCTGATAACAAATGCTG GTAAGATGGTCCTTTTGGATAAATTGCTTCCTAAGTTGAAGGAACGTGATTCGAGGGTGCTGATATTTTCTCAG ATGACAAGACTTTTGGATATTCTTGAGGATTACTTAATGTATCGTGGCTATCTATATTGCCGTATTGATGGAAATACTGGTGGTGATGACCGAGACGCCTCCATAGAAGCCTACAACAAGCCAGGAAGCGAgaaatttgttttcttgttaTCTACTAGAGCAGGAGGGCTTGGTATCAATCTTGCTACTGCAGATGTTGTAATTCTCTATGATAGTGACTG GAATCCTCAAGTCGACTTGCAAGCTCAGGATCGTGCCCATAGGATTGGTCAAAAGAAAGAAGTTCAAGTGTTCCGGTTCTGCACTGAG TCTGCTATTGAGGAGAAAGTGATTGAGAGAGCTTACAAGAAGTTGGCGCTTGATGCTCTGGTTATTCAACAAGGAAGATTGGCAGAGCAGAAGA CTGTCAATAAGGATGAGTTGCTTCAAATGGTAAGATATGGTGCGGAGATGGTGTTCAGTTCTAAAGATAGCACAATCACAGACGAGGATATTGATAGAATCATTGCGAAAGGAGAAGAGGCAACAGCTGAACTTGATGCCAAAATGAAGAAATTCACAGAAGATGCTATACAGTTTAAAATGGATGACA GTGCTGACTTCTATGATTTTGATGATGACAATAAG gatgagaacaagcttgattttaaaaagattgtGGGCGACAACTGGAATGATCCACCGAAGCGGGAGAGAAAGCGCAA CTACTCTGAAGCTGAATACTATAAGCAAACGTTGCGTCAAGGTGCTCCATCTAAACCTAAAGAGCCTAGAATTCCGCGAATGCCCCAGTT GCACGATTTCCAGTTCTTCAACATTCAGAGATTGACTGAGCTGTATGAAAAGGAAGTACGCTATCTCATG CAAACACATCAGAAAAATCAGTTGAAAGACACAGTTGAGGAAGAAGAACCAGAAG GTGGGGATCCCTTAACTGCTGAAGAAGTAGAAGAAAAGGAAGCTTTACTGGAGGAG GGTTTCTCAACATGGAACAAAAGAGACTTCAATAGTTTCCTGAGGGCTTGTGAGAAGTACGGCCGGAACGACATCACGAGCATTGCCTCTGAGATGGAAGGTAAAACAGAGGAAGAAGTTGAAAGATATGCCCAAGTATTCAGAGAGCGATACAAGGAGCTGAACG ATTACGATAGAATCATTAAGAACATTGAGAGGGGAGAGGCAAGAATCTCCAGGAAAGATGAAATCATGAAAGCCTTGGGGAAGAAACTGGATCGCTACAGAAACCCGTGGCTGGAAATGAAGATTCAGTATGGTCAAAACAAAGGGAAGCTGTACAACGAAGAATGCGACCGTTTCATG ATCTGCATGATTCACAAACTTGGGTATGGGAACTGGGATGAGCTAAAGGCAGCGTACAGGACATCGCCTTTGTTTAGGTTTGACTGGTTTGTGAAATCCCGCACCAGTCAGGAACTTGCTAGAAGGTGCGACACTCTGATTCGACTGATTGAAAAGGAGAACCAAGAGTTggatgagagagagaggcaaGCCCGTAAAGAGAAGAAGCTCGCAAAG AGTGCAACACCATCAAAGCGACCTTTAGGAGGACCAAGCGAGAGCCCTTCATCGTTGAAGAAGCGAAAGCATCTTAGATGA
- the LOC103854482 gene encoding autophagy-related protein 8h — protein MSHLSLFVFSCQIIKRTTKRKVEDILLLCKDKNKQLRSVGIIRRKYIMGTVVKSFKDQFSADERLKESRNITAKYPDRVPVIIEKYSNADLPDMDKNKYLVPRDMTVGHFIHMLSNRLHLDPSKSLFVFVHNTLPQTASCMDSLYNTFKEGDGFLYMTYSTEKTFG, from the exons ATGTctcatctttctctctttgtgttttcttgtcAAATAATCAAACGAACCACCAAAAGAAAAGTTGAAGACATTCTTCTGCTCTGCAAAGACAAAAACAAACAGCTTAGATCGGTCGGAATTATTCGCCGGAAATATATAATGGGAACTGTTGTCAAGTCTTTCAAGGATCAATTCTCAGCTG ATGAGAGATTGAAAGAGTCGAGGAACATCACTGCGAAATACCCAGATAGAGTTCCG GTGATCATTGAGAAATATTCAAACGCAGACCTCCCTGACATGGACAAGAACAA ATACTTGGTCCCACGAGACATGACTGTTGGACATTTCATTCACATGCTAAGCAATAGGCTACATTTAGATCCATCTAAATCTCTGTTTGTTTTTGTACATAACACACTTCCTCAAACGG CTAGTTGCATGGACTCTTTGTACAATACTTTCAAGGAAGGAGATGGTTTCTTGTATATGACTTACAGCACCGAGAAAACATTCGGCTAA
- the LOC103854481 gene encoding zinc finger CCCH domain-containing protein 34 yields MERYGRSGEEGSRSDPSGQTGVQASVWRGGGESYPERPDEPDCIYYLRTGACGYGSRCRFNHPRDRGAVVGGVRGGGGGDGALPERMGQPVCQHFMRTGTCKFGATCKYHHPRQGGGSVAPVSLSYLGYPLRPGEKECSYYLRTGQCKFGLTCRFNHPVPQQQQQPQPQPQLHTIYPTLQSQPSQQYGLVLARPSLLPGSYLPSHYGPPMVLPPGMVTYPGWNPYQPSLTAMPSPGTQPSIGPSSVYGMAPLSPSGTAYTGTYQSGGPSSLTISKEEPFPQRPDQPECQYFMRTGDCKFGSSCRYHHPLDAAQPKTGVLFSSIGLPLRPGVAQCTHFAQHGICKFGPACKFDHSMSSSLSYSPSASSLTDMPVAPYPIGSSSLSGATAPVSLSNEPTTEAVTAVSSPMVSGQEPAETSGDSASVSGSIEAKTSSSSSK; encoded by the exons ATGGAGCGGTACGGTCGCTCCGGTGAAGAAGGGTCGCGATCGGATCCATCAGGCCAAACCGGAGTCCAAG CTTCGGTGTGGCGAGGTGGAGGAGAATCGTACCCGGAGAGACCCGATGAGCCTGATTGTATTTATTACTTGCGAACCGGAGCTTGCGGGTACGGGTCGAGATGTCGGTTTAATCACCCGCGAGATCGTGGCGCG GTTGTTGGAGGTgtgagaggaggaggaggaggagatggagCTTTACCGGAGAGGATGGGACAACCGGTTTGTCAG CATTTTATGAGAACGGGAACGTGTAAGTTCGGTGCTACTTGCAAGTATCATCATCCAAGGCAAGGAGGTGGTTCCGTTGCGCCTGTCTCGCTAAGTTATTTGGGATATCCATTACGCCCG GGAGAGAAAGAGTGTTCTTACTACCTGAGAACCGGTCAGTGTAAATTTGGTTTGACATGTAGATTCAACCACCCAGTGcctcagcagcagcagcagccacAGCCTCAACCTCAGCTACACACTATTTATCCAACACTTCAGTCTCAACCCTCTCAACAATACGGTTTAGTTTTGGCAAGGCCTTCTCTTTTACCCGGTTCGTATCTTCCAAGTCATTACGGTCCTCCAATGGTTCTGCCTCCTGGAATGGTTACATACCCTGGTTGGAATCCTTACCAG ccTTCTTTAACTGCAATGCCTTCACCTGGAACACAACCGTCTATTGGACCGAGCTCTGTTTATGGAATGGCGCCGTTGTCTCCCTCAGGGACTGCTTATACAGGAACATACCAATCTGGTGGGCCTTCTTCCTTGACCATCTCAAAAGAAGAACCGTTTCCTCAGCGACCTGATCAGCCTGAGTGTCAATACTTTATGAGAACCGGAGACTGTAAATTCGGATCTTCATGCAGATACCATCACCCTCTAGATGCAGCTCAGCCCAAAACCGGTGTTCTCTTCAGCTCCATTGGCCTCCCACTTCGTCCA GGCGTAGCGCAATGCACTCACTTTGCGCAACATGGAATCTGTAAGTTTGGACCAGCGTGTAAGTTCGATCATTCGATGAGCTCTTCGCTTAGCTACAGCCCGTCTGCTTCTTCGCTAACGGATATGCCAGTGGCTCCATACCCGATAGGATCATCATCACTCAGCGGCGCAACTGCTCCGGTAAGCTTGAGCAATGAACCAACCACAGAGGCTGTAACTGCAGTTTCTTCTCCTATGGTCAGTGGTCAAGAGCCAGCGGAGACTAGTGGTGACTCGGCTAGCGTCAGTGGCAGCATAGAAGCTAAGACTTCTTCTTCAAGTTCAAAGTAA
- the LOC103854483 gene encoding pentatricopeptide repeat-containing protein At3g06430, chloroplastic, whose amino-acid sequence MASMSLSFSSSLCSSRLPESKRRFHQREPTFARCVLAASKSSPGGGGATATTKKRLWKEGEFPGITEHANTRRAPMKNVKKKLDRRSKANGWACTVTETLSDLIAKKQWLQALEVFEMLREQPFYQPKEGTYMKLLVLLGKSGQPHRAQKVFDEMLEEGLEPTAELYTALLGAYCRSNLIDSAFSVLERMKTLPQCQPDVYTYSTLLKACVDASLFDLVESLYREMDERLITPNTVTQNIVLSGYGRVGRFDQMEKVLSDMLVSTECKPDVWTMNIILSVFGNMGKIDMMESWYEKFRNFGIEPETRSFNILIGAYGKKRMYDKMSSVMEYMRKLEFPWTTSTYNNIIEAFADVGDAKNMEYTFDQMRSEGMKADTKTFCCLINGYANAGLFHKVISSVQLAAKFEIPENTSFYNAVISACAKADDLIEMERVYTRMKERECVRDSRTFEIMVEAYEKEGMNDKIYYLEQERQKVMDHHAAATKEEENLPG is encoded by the exons ATGGCGTCAATGTCTCTCTCCTTTTCTTCTTCGCTATGCTCATCTCGACTCCCCGAATCAAAACGCAGATTCCACCAGAGAGAACCAACCTTCGCGCGATGCGTTCTCGCCGCTTCGAAATCCTCTCCGGGAGGAGGAGGCGCCACCGCCACGACAAAGAAGAGACTCTGGAAAGAAGGAGAGTTCCCCGGAATCACGGAGCATGCTAACACTCGAAGAGCTCCGATGAAGAACGTGAAGAAGAAGCTCGACAGGAGGAGCAAAGCCAACGGGTGGGCTTGCACCGTCACCGAAACGTTATCCGATCTCATCGCCAAGAAGCAGTGGCTGCAAGCTCTCGAG GTGTTCGAGATGCTGAGGGAGCAACCGTTTTATCAACCAAAGGAAGGGACTTACATGAAGCTTCTCGTTCTTTTGGGGAAATCAGGACAGCCTCACCGTGCACAGaaggtgttcgacgaaatgctTGAAGAAGGACTTGAACCCACCGCTGAGCTCTACACTGCTCTTCTCGGTGCTTACTGTCGTAGCAATCTTATAGACTCTGCTTTCTCAGTTCTTGAACGGATGAAAACGTTACCTCAGTGCCAACCTGATGTTTATACATACAGCACTCTCCTCAAGGCCTGTGTGGACGCTTCTTTATTTGATTTGGTTGAGTCTTTGTATAGAGAGATGGATGAGCGTTTGATAACTCCAAACACTGTGACGCAGAACATAGTTTTGAGTGGGTACGGGAGAGTTGGGAGGTTTGATCAGATGGAGAAAGTTTTATCCGATATGCTGGTGAGTACTGAGTGTAAGCCTGATGTGTGGACGATGAACATTATCCTCAGCGTGTTTGGGAACATGGGGAAGATTGACATGATGGAGAGCTGGTATGAGAAGTTCAGGAACTTCGGGATCGAGCCTGAGACTCGGAGTTTCAATATCTTGATCGGTGCTTATGGGAAGAAGAGAATGTATGATAAGATGTCGTCCGTGATGGAGTACATGCGTAAGCTTGAGTTTCCTTGGACGACGTCGACTTACAACAACATCATCGAGGCGTTTGCGGATGTGGGTGATGCGAAGAACATGGAGTACACGTTTGATCAGATGCGTAGCGAAGGTATGAAGGCGGACACGAAGACGTTTTGCTGTCTCATTAATGGATACGCCAACGCTGGTCTTTTCCATAAGGTGATAAGTAGTGTTCAGTTAGCTGCGAAGTTTGAGATACCTGAGAACACTTCTTTCTACAACGCGGTTATATCAGCGTGTGCCAAAGCGGATGATCTTATAGAGATGGAGAGAGTGTACACGAGGATGAAGGAGAGGGAATGTGTGAGGGATTCGAGAACGTTTGAGATCATGGTGGAGGCCTATGAGAAGGAAGGTATGAATGATAAGATATATTACTTGGAGCAAGAGAGGCAAAAGGTTATGGATCATCATGCTGCAGCTACTAAAGAGGAGGAGAATCTCCCTGGATGA